A window of the Flavobacterium sangjuense genome harbors these coding sequences:
- the ruvA gene encoding Holliday junction branch migration protein RuvA — MIAHIQGKLIEKSPTEVVIDCNGVGYHINISLHTFSLLPNADFVKLFTFLQIKEDAHSLFGFVEKSERELFKLLLSVSGIGASIARTMLSSLDPKQIIHAIASADVVTIQSIKGIGSKTAQRVILDLKEKVLKIYDLSEISTSQHNISREESLSALEVLGYVRKNAEKVVDKIIRENPEAGVETIIKQALKNL, encoded by the coding sequence ATGATTGCACATATTCAAGGAAAGTTAATTGAAAAATCGCCTACTGAAGTAGTAATTGACTGCAATGGAGTAGGTTATCATATTAATATTTCGTTGCATACTTTCTCCTTACTTCCCAATGCCGATTTTGTCAAATTGTTTACGTTTCTTCAAATTAAGGAAGATGCACATTCTTTGTTTGGTTTTGTAGAAAAATCAGAGCGAGAATTGTTTAAGTTATTATTATCTGTATCCGGAATTGGAGCCAGCATCGCCAGAACAATGTTGTCATCATTAGATCCAAAACAAATAATACATGCTATTGCCAGTGCAGATGTTGTTACAATCCAATCGATAAAGGGAATTGGAAGCAAAACAGCACAGCGTGTTATCTTGGATTTGAAAGAAAAAGTGTTAAAAATCTATGATTTAAGCGAAATTTCTACTTCGCAACACAATATTAGTAGAGAAGAATCGTTATCTGCTTTGGAGGTTTTGGGTTACGTTAGGAAAAATGCAGAAAAAGTGGTGGATAAAATCATCAGAGAAAACCCTGAAGCCGGAGTTGAAACAATTATCAAACAAGCGTTAAAAAATTTATAA
- a CDS encoding NADP-dependent malic enzyme, with translation MHKDSKRREALLYHAKPTPGKIKVVPTKKYATQRDLSLAYSPGVAEPCLEIAKDVNNVYKYTSKGNLVAVISNGTAVLGLGDIGPEASKPVMEGKALLFKIFADIDVFDIEVGTKDVDAFIETVKNIAPTFGGINLEDIKAPESFEIERRLVEELNIPVMHDDQHGTAIISAAALLNAVELAGKKMDEVKMVISGAGSAAIACANLYVSFGVKQENIVMFNSKGALKKDDPKISEDQRKYATDKDYPSLLEAMVGIDVFVGLSTGDIVTPDMLLGMAKNPIVFAMANPNPEINYDLAIKTRRDIIMATGRSDHPNQVNNVLGFPYIFRGALDVRATKINEEMKKAAVVALAELAKESVPEQVNIAYGETKLNFGKEYIIPKPFDPRLIARVPLAVAKAAIDSGVSLHPITDWEKYEEELLERLGSDNKMVRLLTNRARTEPKRVVFAEADHLDVLKAAQIAYEEGIAHPILLGNKDVILELKDELGFDADVPIFDPKDKEEDKRRLKYADIYWKSRQRRGISLLDAQKWMRERNYFAAMMVNEGDADAMVSGYSRSYPSTVKPLMQLIGKAPGITLIATANMMMTNRGPMFLSDTAINPNPTADELAKIALMTAKTVKMFGMEPVIAMVSFSNFGSSSHESANKVREAVAYLHKYYPDLVVDGEIQSDFALNAEMLKAKFPFSKLAGKKVNTLIFPNLEAANITYKLLKELDKVDSVGPIMLGMEKAVHIFQLGASVEEMVNMVAVAVVDAQEKEKRKKMSAK, from the coding sequence ATGCATAAAGATAGTAAACGAAGAGAAGCACTTTTATACCACGCCAAACCAACTCCGGGGAAAATTAAAGTTGTCCCAACCAAAAAATATGCAACCCAAAGAGATTTGTCATTGGCTTATTCTCCCGGTGTTGCCGAGCCTTGTTTGGAAATTGCCAAAGATGTAAACAATGTTTATAAATATACTTCCAAAGGAAATTTGGTTGCCGTAATCAGTAATGGAACCGCCGTTTTAGGATTGGGTGATATTGGTCCTGAAGCGTCAAAACCCGTGATGGAAGGAAAAGCATTGCTCTTCAAAATCTTTGCTGATATTGATGTTTTTGATATCGAAGTTGGAACAAAAGATGTTGATGCGTTTATTGAAACGGTAAAAAATATAGCGCCGACTTTTGGCGGAATCAACCTTGAAGATATTAAGGCACCGGAATCTTTTGAAATAGAAAGACGTTTGGTTGAAGAACTGAATATTCCCGTGATGCACGACGACCAGCACGGAACCGCTATCATTTCGGCAGCAGCTTTATTGAATGCTGTTGAGTTGGCTGGAAAGAAAATGGACGAAGTGAAAATGGTTATTTCAGGAGCTGGTTCGGCAGCAATTGCTTGTGCGAATCTGTATGTTTCTTTTGGCGTGAAGCAGGAAAACATAGTCATGTTTAATAGCAAAGGAGCACTCAAAAAAGACGATCCAAAAATTTCGGAAGACCAAAGGAAATATGCTACAGACAAAGACTATCCATCGTTGCTTGAAGCCATGGTTGGAATTGACGTTTTTGTCGGATTGTCAACCGGAGATATAGTAACACCAGACATGTTATTGGGAATGGCAAAAAATCCAATTGTTTTCGCAATGGCAAATCCAAATCCGGAGATAAACTACGATTTGGCTATCAAAACCAGAAGAGATATTATCATGGCAACCGGTCGTTCAGACCATCCGAATCAGGTGAATAATGTACTTGGTTTCCCTTATATTTTCCGTGGTGCTTTAGATGTCAGAGCGACCAAGATTAATGAAGAAATGAAAAAAGCAGCGGTAGTTGCTTTAGCGGAATTAGCCAAAGAATCGGTTCCTGAACAAGTTAATATTGCTTATGGTGAAACCAAACTAAATTTTGGTAAAGAATATATTATCCCGAAACCATTCGATCCAAGATTGATTGCAAGAGTTCCATTAGCGGTTGCAAAAGCAGCAATAGATTCAGGAGTTTCGCTTCATCCAATTACCGATTGGGAGAAATACGAAGAAGAATTATTAGAGCGTTTAGGTTCTGATAATAAAATGGTTCGTTTGTTAACCAATCGTGCGAGAACAGAACCAAAGCGTGTTGTTTTTGCCGAAGCAGATCATTTAGATGTATTGAAGGCAGCTCAAATTGCATACGAAGAAGGCATTGCACATCCAATACTTTTAGGAAATAAAGATGTGATTCTGGAACTCAAAGATGAATTAGGTTTTGATGCTGATGTGCCTATCTTTGATCCAAAAGACAAAGAGGAAGACAAGCGAAGATTAAAGTATGCTGACATTTACTGGAAGTCGAGACAACGAAGAGGAATTTCGTTACTCGATGCTCAAAAATGGATGCGTGAGCGTAACTATTTTGCGGCAATGATGGTCAATGAAGGCGATGCTGATGCCATGGTTTCAGGTTATTCCAGAAGTTATCCGTCAACAGTAAAACCATTAATGCAATTGATTGGCAAAGCACCGGGAATTACTCTAATTGCAACTGCCAATATGATGATGACCAATCGCGGACCGATGTTTTTATCTGATACCGCAATCAATCCAAATCCGACCGCAGATGAACTGGCAAAAATTGCTTTAATGACTGCTAAAACGGTTAAAATGTTTGGAATGGAACCCGTAATTGCAATGGTTTCTTTTTCAAATTTTGGATCATCATCACATGAAAGTGCTAACAAAGTGAGAGAAGCGGTGGCTTATTTACATAAATATTATCCTGATTTAGTTGTTGATGGTGAAATACAATCTGATTTTGCCTTAAATGCGGAGATGCTGAAAGCTAAATTCCCTTTTTCAAAACTGGCCGGAAAGAAAGTCAACACCTTGATTTTTCCTAATTTAGAGGCGGCAAATATTACCTATAAACTTTTAAAAGAATTGGATAAAGTGGATTCTGTCGGACCAATAATGTTGGGAATGGAAAAAGCAGTTCATATATTCCAACTTGGCGCAAGCGTTGAAGAAATGGTCAATATGGTTGCCGTTGCAGTAGTTGATGCGCAAGAAAAAGAGAAAAGAAAAAAGATGTCTGCCAAATAG
- the queG gene encoding tRNA epoxyqueuosine(34) reductase QueG, with protein sequence MTPDSKKSEYSQLIKTEAKRLGFLSCGISKAGFLEEEAPRLESWLNKNHHGEMKYMENHFDKRLNPTLLVDDAKSVISLLLNYYPSESQNSDSYKISKYAYGQDYHFVIKEKLKELLHTIQTEIGEVSGRAFVDSAPVLDKAWAAKSGLGWIGKNSNLLTQQIGSFYFIAELVVDLDLEYDHVTTDHCGTCTACIDACPTEAIVAPYVVDGSKCISYFTIELKENIPLEMKAKMDDWMFGCDVCQDVCPWNRFSKSHSEPLFNPNPELLSFTKKDWEEITEDTFKKVFKNSAVKRTKFEGIQRNIKFIK encoded by the coding sequence ATGACACCAGATTCTAAAAAAAGCGAGTATTCCCAACTCATAAAAACCGAAGCCAAACGCTTGGGTTTTTTATCGTGTGGAATTTCCAAAGCTGGTTTTTTGGAAGAAGAAGCACCGAGATTGGAAAGCTGGCTGAATAAGAATCATCACGGCGAAATGAAGTATATGGAAAATCATTTCGATAAGCGACTGAATCCAACCTTGTTGGTTGATGATGCCAAAAGCGTGATTTCATTGTTGCTGAATTATTATCCATCGGAATCACAGAACTCGGACAGTTACAAGATTTCAAAATATGCTTACGGACAGGATTATCATTTTGTTATCAAGGAAAAACTAAAAGAATTATTGCATACCATTCAAACTGAAATTGGTGAAGTTTCCGGAAGGGCTTTTGTCGATTCGGCACCGGTTTTAGACAAAGCCTGGGCAGCCAAAAGTGGTTTGGGCTGGATTGGGAAAAACAGCAATTTATTGACGCAGCAAATCGGTTCTTTTTATTTCATTGCCGAATTGGTAGTCGATTTAGATTTGGAATATGACCACGTAACAACTGACCATTGCGGAACCTGTACCGCTTGTATTGATGCCTGTCCAACTGAAGCCATAGTTGCACCTTATGTCGTTGACGGAAGCAAATGCATTTCGTATTTCACTATCGAACTCAAAGAAAATATTCCATTAGAAATGAAAGCCAAAATGGATGACTGGATGTTTGGCTGCGATGTTTGCCAGGATGTTTGTCCGTGGAATCGGTTTTCTAAATCACACAGCGAACCGCTTTTTAATCCAAATCCTGAACTGCTTTCTTTTACCAAAAAAGACTGGGAGGAAATCACAGAAGACACTTTTAAAAAAGTATTCAAAAACTCGGCAGTGAAAAGAACAAAATTCGAAGGAATACAGCGAAACATAAAATTCATAAAATAA
- a CDS encoding cytochrome P450 has translation MSENKKYNYPKQLSIVRFLLNAESIRKNPIPFHKKYFDQFGDSFSLKIGKTKHVILSRDNEVAEYILQKNQKNFQKSELQTKFISKYLGKGLLTANGDFWLKQRRLIQPAFHKQKMNQLVENMQQTIASELQNLPEEKSVALFPIMNQLAFNVVAKSLFHISASEEKLNRLKVIIYEVQEFLIKEIRLPYKAFWFKISGQIKKHQELALESDAIIKEIVEERIKSGTRQNDLLDMLLETRYEDTGEGMSTQQLIDEIKILFIAGHETSANAMTFTLHLLGNYPDIQHKVFEELIEIQSQTTDVVEQLQKMTYTNAVINESMRLYPPAWITDRENIEDDELLGYHIKEKTLIGVSFYELHRNPKYWKNPEDFNPERFLGEQKKESYKFFYPFGAGPRMCIGLGFAMYEMSLTLSYIVKKYKIISHQKDIQVNPLVTLKPVGAAVTFSKR, from the coding sequence ATGTCTGAAAATAAGAAATACAATTATCCAAAACAGCTTTCGATAGTTAGGTTTCTATTAAATGCAGAAAGCATCCGTAAAAATCCAATTCCGTTTCACAAAAAATACTTTGACCAATTTGGGGATTCTTTTTCGCTGAAAATTGGCAAAACAAAGCATGTGATTCTCTCAAGAGACAATGAAGTAGCTGAATATATTCTTCAAAAAAATCAAAAGAATTTCCAAAAATCGGAACTGCAAACCAAATTCATATCCAAATATCTCGGCAAAGGATTATTAACAGCCAACGGCGATTTTTGGTTAAAGCAACGACGTTTAATCCAACCGGCTTTTCACAAGCAAAAGATGAATCAGTTGGTTGAGAATATGCAGCAAACCATTGCTTCTGAATTGCAAAATCTTCCGGAAGAAAAATCAGTTGCATTATTTCCGATAATGAATCAGCTTGCCTTTAATGTGGTAGCAAAATCGCTGTTTCACATATCTGCGAGTGAAGAAAAATTAAATCGGCTAAAAGTAATTATATATGAAGTCCAGGAATTTCTAATCAAAGAAATCCGATTACCATACAAAGCATTTTGGTTTAAAATTAGCGGACAGATAAAAAAACATCAGGAATTAGCATTAGAAAGTGATGCCATTATTAAGGAAATTGTAGAAGAGCGAATCAAATCCGGAACCAGGCAAAATGATCTACTCGACATGCTTCTCGAAACCCGATATGAAGACACTGGCGAAGGAATGTCAACACAGCAATTGATAGACGAAATTAAAATTCTGTTTATTGCCGGTCACGAAACTTCGGCAAATGCGATGACTTTTACACTGCATCTTTTAGGGAATTATCCTGACATACAACATAAGGTTTTTGAGGAATTAATCGAAATCCAATCACAAACAACCGATGTTGTTGAGCAGCTTCAAAAAATGACTTACACCAATGCGGTCATCAATGAGTCAATGCGTTTGTATCCGCCGGCGTGGATAACCGACAGGGAAAATATAGAAGACGACGAACTTTTAGGATATCACATAAAAGAGAAAACATTGATTGGTGTTTCCTTTTATGAATTACACCGCAATCCGAAATATTGGAAGAACCCTGAAGATTTCAATCCTGAACGATTTCTTGGCGAACAGAAAAAGGAATCATACAAATTTTTTTATCCGTTTGGAGCAGGACCAAGAATGTGCATCGGTCTTGGTTTTGCCATGTATGAAATGAGCCTGACGCTTTCTTATATTGTAAAGAAATATAAAATAATTTCGCATCAAAAAGACATACAAGTGAATCCTTTGGTTACTTTAAAACCAGTCGGTGCAGCCGTAACTTTCTCAAAAAGATGA
- the ruvB gene encoding Holliday junction branch migration DNA helicase RuvB produces MNENLDPTNSNFNPEELDLEKKLRPLSFDDFTGQEQVLDNLKVFVEAANQRSEALDHTLFHGPPGLGKTTLANILANELGVGIKITSGPVLDKPGDLAGLLTNLEERDVLFIDEIHRLSPVVEEYLYSAMEDFKIDIMIESGPNARTVQINLNPFTLVGATTRSGLLTAPMRARFGIQSRLQYYNTELLTTIVQRSSSILKMPITMEAAIEIAGRSRGTPRIANALLRRVRDFAQIKGNGKIDIEIARFSLKALHVDAHGLDEMDNKILTTIIDKFKGGPVGLSTLATAVSESGETIEEVYEPFLIQEGFIIRTPRGREVTEKAYKHLGKIKTNIQGGLF; encoded by the coding sequence ATGAACGAAAATCTCGACCCAACCAATTCCAATTTTAATCCCGAAGAACTTGACCTTGAAAAAAAGTTGAGACCATTGTCGTTTGACGATTTTACAGGACAAGAACAAGTGTTGGATAATCTAAAAGTATTTGTAGAAGCTGCCAATCAAAGAAGTGAAGCGCTTGACCATACTTTGTTTCACGGCCCACCGGGATTAGGAAAAACTACTTTGGCAAATATTTTGGCTAACGAATTAGGTGTTGGAATCAAAATTACGTCAGGACCGGTTTTAGACAAGCCAGGCGATTTAGCTGGGTTACTTACCAATCTCGAAGAAAGAGATGTACTGTTTATTGATGAAATTCATCGTTTAAGCCCTGTTGTGGAAGAGTATTTATATTCCGCCATGGAAGACTTCAAAATTGATATTATGATTGAATCCGGGCCAAATGCACGAACGGTTCAAATCAATTTAAATCCGTTTACACTTGTTGGCGCAACGACACGTTCCGGATTATTGACAGCGCCAATGCGTGCGCGTTTCGGAATTCAAAGTCGTTTGCAATATTATAACACCGAACTTTTGACTACAATTGTGCAACGTAGTTCAAGCATTTTAAAAATGCCAATCACCATGGAAGCGGCGATAGAAATTGCAGGAAGAAGCAGAGGAACGCCTCGTATAGCGAATGCATTGTTACGCCGTGTTCGTGATTTTGCCCAAATAAAAGGCAACGGAAAAATTGATATCGAAATTGCACGTTTTTCTTTGAAAGCGCTGCATGTTGATGCGCATGGTTTGGACGAAATGGATAATAAAATCTTAACTACTATTATAGATAAATTCAAAGGCGGGCCGGTTGGATTGTCCACATTGGCGACAGCCGTTTCCGAAAGCGGAGAAACCATCGAAGAAGTATACGAACCATTTTTGATTCAGGAAGGTTTTATCATAAGAACACCACGAGGAAGAGAAGTTACCGAGAAAGCGTATAAGCATTTGGGAAAAATTAAAACTAATATTCAGGGCGGACTTTTTTAA
- a CDS encoding cytochrome c oxidase subunit I, whose product MSAEAHDHDHGHDEHEHHHKDTFITKYIFSIDHKMIAKQYLITGIIMGIIGVGMSMLFRMQIAWPEESFKIFNFLLGDKFAPNGVMSNEVYLSLVTIHGTIMVFFVLTAALSGTFSNLLIPLQIGARDMASGVLNMISYWLFFISSVVMVCSLFVESGPASAGWTIYPPLSALPQAIPGSGTGMTLWLVSMAIFIAASLLGSLNYIVTVINLRTKGMSMTRLPLTIWAFFITAIIGVISFPVLLSAALMLIMDRSFGTSFFLSDIYIAGEVLHYQGGSPVLFEHLFWFLGHPEVYIVLLPALGITSEVIATNSRKPIFGYRAMIMSIIAIAFLSTIVWGHHMFISGMNPFLGSVFTFTTLLIAIPSAVKAFNYITTLWKGNLQLNPAMLFSIGLVSTFITGGLTGIILGDSTLDINVHDTYFVVAHFHLVMGISALYGMFAGIYHWFPKMFGRMLNKNLGYVHFWVTATCAYGVFFPMHFIGMAGLPRRYYTNTNFPLFDDLQNVNVIITCFALVGGVFQLVFLYNFFSSIFYGKKTVQNPWKSTTLEWTAPIKHIHGNWEGEIPHVHRWPYDYSKPGHDDDFVPQTVPMKPGEEQLHH is encoded by the coding sequence ATGTCAGCAGAAGCTCACGATCACGATCACGGTCACGACGAACACGAACACCACCATAAAGACACGTTCATTACTAAATACATTTTTAGTATTGACCACAAAATGATTGCCAAACAATATTTGATTACTGGTATCATTATGGGTATTATTGGTGTTGGAATGTCAATGCTTTTCAGAATGCAAATAGCTTGGCCTGAAGAATCATTCAAGATATTTAATTTCCTTTTAGGAGATAAGTTTGCTCCAAACGGAGTAATGTCAAACGAAGTTTACTTGTCTTTAGTTACGATACACGGAACCATAATGGTATTCTTTGTACTTACGGCGGCATTGAGCGGTACGTTTAGTAACTTATTGATTCCATTACAAATTGGAGCAAGAGATATGGCATCCGGTGTCTTGAACATGATTTCCTACTGGTTGTTTTTCATTTCAAGTGTTGTAATGGTATGCTCTTTATTTGTTGAATCAGGACCTGCTAGTGCAGGATGGACTATCTATCCACCATTAAGCGCATTACCACAGGCTATACCAGGTTCTGGAACAGGAATGACTTTGTGGTTAGTTTCAATGGCTATTTTCATCGCAGCTTCTTTATTAGGATCTTTGAATTATATCGTAACCGTAATTAATTTAAGAACAAAAGGAATGTCAATGACAAGATTGCCGTTAACAATTTGGGCTTTCTTTATTACTGCTATCATCGGAGTTATTTCTTTCCCGGTATTACTTTCTGCAGCGTTGATGTTGATTATGGATAGAAGTTTTGGAACGTCATTCTTCTTGTCTGATATCTATATTGCTGGTGAAGTTTTACATTATCAAGGTGGTTCTCCGGTATTGTTCGAACACTTATTCTGGTTCTTAGGTCACCCTGAAGTTTATATCGTATTATTACCTGCATTAGGTATTACATCTGAAGTTATCGCAACCAACTCTCGTAAACCAATCTTTGGTTACAGAGCGATGATTATGTCGATTATTGCAATTGCATTCTTATCAACTATCGTTTGGGGTCACCACATGTTTATCTCAGGAATGAATCCGTTCCTAGGTTCTGTGTTTACTTTCACAACCTTATTGATTGCGATTCCATCTGCGGTAAAAGCATTTAACTACATCACGACATTATGGAAAGGTAACCTGCAGTTAAATCCTGCCATGTTGTTCTCTATTGGATTGGTTTCTACTTTCATAACCGGAGGTTTGACAGGAATTATCCTTGGAGACAGTACATTGGATATTAACGTTCACGATACCTATTTCGTTGTAGCGCACTTCCACTTAGTAATGGGTATTTCTGCTCTTTACGGAATGTTCGCCGGAATCTATCACTGGTTCCCAAAAATGTTCGGAAGAATGTTGAACAAAAATTTAGGATATGTACACTTTTGGGTAACTGCCACTTGTGCTTACGGAGTTTTCTTTCCAATGCACTTTATCGGAATGGCTGGTTTACCAAGAAGATATTATACTAATACAAACTTCCCATTGTTTGACGATTTGCAAAATGTGAATGTAATCATTACTTGTTTTGCTTTAGTTGGAGGAGTTTTCCAATTGGTATTCTTATATAACTTCTTTAGCAGCATTTTCTATGGTAAGAAAACAGTTCAAAACCCATGGAAATCAACTACGCTAGAATGGACAGCGCCAATTAAACATATTCACGGAAACTGGGAAGGTGAAATTCCTCACGTACACAGATGGCCATATGATTATAGCAAACCTGGGCATGATGATGATTTCGTTCCTCAGACTGTTCCAATGAAGCCGGGTGAAGAGCAACTACACCACTAA
- a CDS encoding cytochrome c oxidase subunit II, whose translation MTTLLVLIVVVLLAVALWQLTKIFDLTQVGANVNDTQVANDNDNKVNGYLMFGFLVFIYLTTIWCLVYYGKFPLIGDSASEHGPELDNLMVITMVLIFIVQTITQALLHYFAFKYRGRQGQQALYFADSNKLEFIWSIIPAIVLAVLILYGLYAWTNIMFVDEKDHKDAIVIELYAQQFKWEARYSGEDQVLGKANVRYIEGVNNLGVDLSDPNAQDDFTSTELHIPKGTRVIFKLRSQDVLHSAYMPHFRAQMNCVPGMVTNFSFVPTLTTAEMRENKDMIEKVANINNIRAKKSADLVAKGEPALDPYTFDYLLLCNKICGASHYNMQMKIVVDTPEEYKAWLKENSSKTIVLAVKAAAEEAKAAEAPAQTKDTTTVTSKDTTVVAHAETK comes from the coding sequence ATGACAACTCTTTTGGTACTTATAGTTGTAGTTTTATTGGCAGTTGCCTTGTGGCAGTTAACTAAGATATTCGACTTAACACAAGTTGGCGCAAACGTTAATGACACACAAGTCGCAAATGATAATGATAATAAAGTTAACGGTTACTTGATGTTTGGTTTTCTTGTTTTCATTTACCTGACAACAATCTGGTGTTTGGTGTATTATGGAAAATTCCCTTTAATTGGTGATTCAGCTTCAGAACACGGACCAGAACTTGATAATCTTATGGTTATCACTATGGTTCTTATCTTCATAGTGCAAACTATTACACAAGCCTTATTGCATTACTTTGCTTTCAAATACAGAGGAAGACAAGGACAACAAGCACTTTATTTTGCAGATAGCAACAAATTAGAATTTATCTGGAGTATCATTCCGGCTATCGTTTTAGCAGTATTAATTCTTTACGGATTGTACGCTTGGACAAACATTATGTTCGTGGATGAAAAAGATCATAAAGATGCAATTGTAATCGAATTGTATGCACAACAATTTAAATGGGAAGCAAGATATTCCGGTGAAGATCAAGTATTAGGAAAAGCTAACGTAAGATATATTGAAGGTGTAAATAATTTAGGAGTTGATTTATCAGATCCAAATGCACAAGATGACTTTACATCTACAGAGTTGCACATCCCGAAAGGAACAAGAGTTATTTTCAAATTGCGTTCACAAGACGTATTGCACTCAGCTTATATGCCACACTTTAGAGCACAAATGAACTGTGTTCCTGGTATGGTGACTAACTTCTCATTCGTTCCAACACTTACAACTGCTGAAATGAGAGAAAATAAAGATATGATTGAAAAGGTTGCCAATATCAATAACATCAGAGCTAAGAAAAGTGCTGATTTAGTTGCCAAAGGTGAGCCTGCACTTGATCCTTACACATTTGATTATTTATTGTTGTGTAACAAAATTTGTGGTGCTTCTCATTACAATATGCAAATGAAAATTGTTGTTGATACACCGGAAGAATATAAAGCCTGGTTAAAAGAAAATTCATCTAAAACTATTGTATTAGCAGTAAAAGCAGCAGCAGAAGAAGCGAAAGCAGCAGAAGCTCCAGCACAAACAAAAGATACAACCACTGTAACAAGCAAAGACACTACTGTAGTTGCTCATGCAGAAACGAAATAA
- a CDS encoding quinol:cytochrome C oxidoreductase, with amino-acid sequence MYTFSSKLKTFSFVLMIVGILGIGYGFLTAPKTIQDVEKILKEEEAAHHGGGHEAAATHEAAGAESHEAAAATHEETAKTAEHSTAVEHEEAVAETTHDTIAKDTLAAVAVAEPAHAEHAENTAEAHTEAHADEHAEHVEHVFHQLQNKPWAALYVALIFFLLITMGVLAFYGIQQVAQAGWSPVLFRVMQGITSFLPVISVIFFVFLLLSGFHLNHLFVWMKEGVTDPTSPNYDEIIAGKSGYLNFAFWISRAAIFLLGWNVYRYLSRKNCLAQDEASDDVFYKKNFKMSAAFLVFFIVSESIMAWDWIMSIDPHWFSTLFGWYVFASFFVSGITVIQLVTIYLKSKGYLENVNSSHIHDLSKFMFGISVFWTYLWFSQFMLIWYANIPEEVTYFKTRIEVYNLPFFGAFFMNFVFPILLLINSDFKRIYWIVVMGGIVILAGHYIDFFNMIMPGTVGDRWFIGVPEISALLFFFGLFIYVVFNALTKAPLVPKRNPFIEESKHFHY; translated from the coding sequence ATGTATACATTTTCAAGTAAATTAAAAACCTTTTCTTTTGTCCTAATGATCGTCGGTATTCTTGGGATTGGTTATGGTTTTTTAACTGCGCCAAAAACTATCCAGGATGTTGAGAAGATTCTGAAAGAAGAAGAAGCAGCTCACCACGGAGGTGGACATGAAGCAGCAGCAACTCACGAAGCGGCAGGAGCAGAATCTCACGAAGCAGCAGCAGCAACTCATGAAGAAACTGCTAAAACAGCTGAACATTCTACGGCTGTTGAGCACGAGGAAGCTGTAGCTGAAACTACTCATGATACAATTGCTAAAGATACTCTAGCAGCTGTAGCAGTAGCTGAACCAGCTCATGCAGAACACGCTGAAAATACTGCTGAAGCACATACAGAAGCACATGCTGATGAGCACGCAGAACATGTTGAACACGTTTTTCATCAATTACAAAATAAACCATGGGCAGCATTATATGTTGCACTTATATTCTTCTTGTTAATTACAATGGGTGTGTTAGCATTCTATGGTATTCAACAAGTGGCACAAGCAGGTTGGTCTCCGGTATTGTTTAGAGTAATGCAGGGAATTACCTCTTTCTTACCGGTAATATCAGTAATCTTCTTTGTATTTTTATTGTTGTCAGGATTCCATCTTAACCATTTATTTGTGTGGATGAAAGAGGGAGTTACAGACCCAACTAGCCCAAATTACGACGAAATAATTGCAGGTAAATCAGGCTATTTGAATTTTGCTTTTTGGATTTCAAGAGCAGCGATATTCTTATTAGGTTGGAATGTTTACCGTTATTTATCAAGAAAAAATTGTTTAGCTCAGGACGAAGCTAGTGATGATGTTTTCTACAAAAAGAACTTCAAAATGTCAGCGGCATTTTTAGTATTCTTTATCGTTTCTGAATCTATTATGGCTTGGGATTGGATTATGTCAATCGACCCACACTGGTTCAGTACACTTTTTGGATGGTATGTATTTGCAAGCTTCTTTGTAAGTGGTATTACAGTAATTCAATTGGTAACAATCTATCTAAAATCTAAAGGATATCTAGAAAATGTAAATTCAAGCCATATTCATGATTTATCAAAATTCATGTTTGGTATCAGCGTTTTCTGGACGTACTTATGGTTCTCTCAATTTATGTTGATTTGGTATGCTAACATTCCTGAGGAAGTTACGTATTTCAAAACAAGAATTGAAGTGTACAACTTACCATTCTTTGGTGCATTCTTTATGAATTTCGTATTCCCGATTTTACTTTTAATCAATAGCGATTTCAAACGTATTTATTGGATTGTAGTTATGGGTGGTATCGTAATTTTAGCAGGACATTACATTGATTTCTTCAATATGATTATGCCTGGAACAGTTGGTGACAGATGGTTTATCGGAGTTCCTGAAATATCAGCACTATTATTTTTCTTTGGATTATTCATTTATGTGGTATTCAACGCTCTAACAAAAGCACCGTTAGTTCCAAAACGAAATCCTTTCATTGAAGAAAGTAAACATTTTCATTATTAA